Proteins encoded within one genomic window of Cellulomonas xiejunii:
- a CDS encoding LacI family DNA-binding transcriptional regulator: MGADAIGLVLARPARMLGIEPFFMELIGGIEETLSCDDRSLLLHVVPDHDAEIAAYRRWGHGRLVDAVVLVNLVVDDLRPAVLAELGLPTVVVGGPERALADVAHVWIDNAQAMRDAVGYLVDLGHTTVGRVSGPAALAHTRSRTEAFLTECATQGVHGVVVEGDYGEESGRRAARTLLGRNDPPSALVFDNDVMAVAGLGVANELGLTVPHDVSLLAWDDSPLCRLAHPALSAMSLDVHAMGVQVADAVLNLLASGRPTTSTAPLPRLVARGSTARRPR; this comes from the coding sequence GTGGGCGCGGACGCGATCGGACTGGTGCTGGCTCGACCGGCGCGGATGCTCGGTATCGAGCCCTTCTTCATGGAGCTCATCGGAGGCATCGAGGAGACGCTGTCGTGCGACGACCGCTCCCTGCTGCTCCACGTCGTCCCTGACCACGACGCCGAGATCGCCGCGTACCGCCGCTGGGGGCACGGCCGGCTCGTCGACGCCGTCGTTCTCGTGAACCTCGTCGTCGACGACCTGCGTCCCGCGGTCCTCGCCGAGCTGGGCCTGCCCACGGTCGTCGTCGGCGGCCCCGAGCGGGCGCTTGCGGACGTCGCCCACGTGTGGATCGACAACGCGCAGGCGATGCGTGACGCCGTGGGGTACCTCGTCGACCTCGGGCACACGACCGTCGGCCGCGTCTCGGGGCCGGCCGCGCTCGCACACACGCGCTCGCGCACCGAGGCCTTCCTCACGGAGTGCGCGACCCAGGGGGTGCACGGCGTGGTCGTCGAGGGCGACTACGGCGAGGAGTCCGGCAGGCGTGCCGCGCGCACCCTGCTCGGGCGCAACGACCCACCGTCGGCGCTCGTCTTCGACAACGACGTCATGGCCGTCGCCGGGCTCGGCGTGGCCAACGAGCTCGGCCTGACGGTCCCGCACGACGTCTCGCTGCTGGCGTGGGACGACTCGCCGCTGTGCCGTCTGGCGCACCCCGCGCTGTCGGCCATGAGCCTCGACGTGCACGCCATGGGGGTCCAGGTCGCGGACGCCGTGCTCAACCTCCTCGCCTCCGGGCGCCCGACGACCTCCACCGCGCCGCTCCCCCGGCTCGTCGCCCGCGGCAGCACCGCGCGGCGGCCGCGTTGA